A part of Microbulbifer salipaludis genomic DNA contains:
- a CDS encoding efflux RND transporter periplasmic adaptor subunit: MMSVLAILALVLGVLIGRGLSSGGDSAGSAAGEKKILYWVAPMDPNYRRDGPGKSPMGMDLVPVYEGEQSASAPGTVTIAPQVENNLGVRTAPAEKGPLTTRVDTVGLVQLDEDKLHHVHTRLSGWIHKSWVKAVGDHVKKDQPLVEIYSPELVKAQSELVAALESGNTTLIEATRERLNSLGVPPEQVREVSRSRRVSQNITLYAPADGYVNEFAARDGMYITPATTLMSIGPLETVWVEGELFPKQGTQIQVGDTATVQGEFAPGRSWRGELVHILPDLDPETRTLRVRVLVNNPDKSLRPGMFVRLQLEGPQVDTLTVPRSALIRTGDMDRVVIAEGEGRYRSVRVRAGRELDDRVEILAGIEPGTRVVTSAQFLLDSESSISADLTRIAGEKSANGSESTQNSDNPWAEARVLSMPDDNHYARLEHGPVAAWDWPGMVMGFYVAEAAQHGLRAALTSGAPIMVQLRKREDGKFEVIATRAMASGPTDDGAMDHGEMDHSQMDHGEKDHGSMNHDHMNHDPQQEPVK, encoded by the coding sequence ATGATGTCTGTCCTGGCCATACTCGCGCTGGTACTGGGTGTGTTGATCGGGCGCGGTCTGTCTTCCGGAGGTGATTCCGCAGGCAGTGCCGCCGGGGAAAAGAAAATCCTCTACTGGGTGGCCCCCATGGACCCCAACTACCGCCGCGACGGCCCGGGAAAATCGCCCATGGGTATGGATCTGGTACCGGTTTACGAGGGGGAGCAAAGTGCTTCCGCACCGGGCACGGTGACCATTGCGCCGCAGGTGGAGAACAACCTGGGCGTGCGCACCGCACCGGCGGAAAAAGGCCCGCTCACTACCCGCGTGGATACCGTGGGGCTGGTGCAGCTGGATGAAGACAAACTGCACCATGTGCACACCCGGCTCAGCGGCTGGATTCACAAAAGCTGGGTAAAGGCGGTGGGCGATCATGTGAAAAAGGACCAGCCGCTGGTGGAGATCTATTCGCCGGAGCTGGTGAAGGCCCAGAGTGAACTGGTTGCCGCGCTGGAGAGCGGTAACACCACCCTGATCGAGGCCACCCGTGAGCGCCTGAACAGCCTCGGGGTACCGCCGGAGCAGGTGCGCGAGGTGAGCCGCTCGCGCCGGGTCAGTCAGAACATCACCCTGTATGCCCCGGCCGATGGTTACGTGAATGAGTTTGCCGCACGCGACGGCATGTACATCACCCCCGCCACCACCCTGATGAGCATTGGCCCGCTGGAAACCGTGTGGGTGGAGGGCGAGCTGTTCCCCAAGCAGGGCACCCAGATTCAGGTGGGGGACACCGCCACCGTGCAGGGGGAATTTGCCCCGGGCCGCAGCTGGCGCGGCGAGCTGGTGCACATATTGCCGGACCTGGATCCCGAGACCCGCACCCTGCGCGTTCGGGTGCTGGTGAATAACCCGGACAAATCCCTGCGCCCGGGCATGTTCGTGCGCCTGCAACTGGAGGGCCCGCAGGTGGACACCCTCACGGTGCCGCGCAGCGCACTGATCCGCACCGGTGACATGGACCGCGTGGTGATTGCCGAGGGCGAAGGCCGCTACCGCTCGGTGCGGGTGCGCGCCGGGCGCGAGCTGGATGACCGGGTGGAAATCCTCGCCGGTATTGAGCCGGGCACCCGGGTGGTGACCTCGGCCCAGTTCCTGCTCGATTCGGAATCGAGTATCAGCGCGGACCTGACGCGCATTGCCGGTGAAAAGAGCGCGAATGGAAGTGAAAGCACGCAAAATTCAGACAACCCCTGGGCCGAGGCGCGGGTGTTGAGTATGCCCGACGACAACCACTACGCGCGCCTCGAGCACGGTCCGGTGGCCGCCTGGGACTGGCCCGGCATGGTGATGGGGTTTTATGTGGCCGAAGCCGCGCAGCATGGGCTGCGCGCAGCACTGACCAGCGGGGCGCCGATCATGGTGCAGCTGCGCAAGCGCGAAGATGGCAAGTTTGAAGTGATCGCCACCCGCGCCATGGCCAGTGGCCCGACCGACGACGGCGCGATGGATCACGGTGAGATGGACCATTCGCAGATGGATCATGGGGAGAAGGATCACGGGTCGATGAACCATGACCACATGAACCACGACCCGCAGCAGGAGCCGGTGAAATGA